Proteins co-encoded in one Nicotiana sylvestris chromosome 7, ASM39365v2, whole genome shotgun sequence genomic window:
- the LOC104232820 gene encoding protein ELF4-LIKE 4-like, which produces MEGDTFSGLGNGTQVDGKVFQTFQKSFVQVQNILDQNRLLINEINQNHESKIPDNLSRNVGLIRELNNNIRRVVDLYADLSCNFTKSVDASSEGDSSGVLRSDGKANHKRSKPHV; this is translated from the coding sequence ATGGAGGGAGATACATTTTCAGGCTTAGGTAATGGTACTCAAGTAGATGGAAAAGTTTTTCAGACATTCCAGAAGAGTTTTGTACAAGTGCAGAACATATTGGATCAAAATAGGTTACTAATCAATGAGATTAATCAGAATCATGAGTCCAAGATTCCTGATAATTTGAGCAGAAATGTTGGTTTAATCAGAGAGCTTAACAATAATATCAGAAGAGTTGTTGATCTTTATGCTGATCTTTCTTGTAATTTCACCAAATCAGTTGATGCTTCATCTGAAGGAGATTCAAGTGGTGTTTTGAGATCAGATGGAAAAGCTAATCACAAGAGAAGCAAGCCTCAtgtttaa